The proteins below come from a single Microtus pennsylvanicus isolate mMicPen1 chromosome 13, mMicPen1.hap1, whole genome shotgun sequence genomic window:
- the Miip gene encoding migration and invasion-inhibitory protein — MPQMAENKDPIQLRLISLGLLKQLWAGHDAMCRSMARAASESNLDYSSSGNLEMPLSQESSSSSSVAPSSQDKRQEWDPLDGHRGATSDRSFYGKDSYRGDSLPSATCQHQEPQDERQPPSVPLLATEGLKRPPKGLGLHETQVPKSMLSRPSKPSKPKVTFSQESAMPESRWRFQPYLGYDWIAGSLDTSSPVTSKPEAFFSMLQRFREANRDDCVCDSPEAVIPGLQESSGVEESHQCVYCYRVNRRLFPVPVDPGTPCRLCGIPRDQQGPETLAEPAQVRVSIPLSILEPPHRYRIHRRKSFDASDTLALPRHCLLGWDIFPPKPEKSCVPKSLDLWSSVSCGAQRRHLSATSPSRLALPAQVPPPIWSEPQVSQLRPAH, encoded by the exons ATGCCCCAGATGGCAGAGAATAAAGACCCCATTCAGCTTCGGCTGATCAGCCTGGGGCTGCTGAAGCAGCTGTGGGCTGGGCACGATGCCATGTGTCGGTCAATGGCCAGAGCAGCGTCAGAG TCAAACCTGGACTATAGCAGCAGCGGCAACTTAGAGATGCCACTGTCCCAAGAGAGTTCCTCCAGCTCCTCGGTGGCCCCGAGCTCACAGGACAAAAGACAGGAGTGGGACCCACTGGACGGTCACCGAGGAGCCACATCTGATAGGTCCTTCTATGGCAAGGACAGCTACAGGGGGGACTCTTTACCATCTGCCACGTGCCAACACCAGGAGCCCCAGGATGAACGGCAGCCCCCCTCAGTACCCTTGCTAGCCACTGAAGGTCTGAAGAGGCCACCAAAAGGTCTGGGACTTCACGAGACACAGGTTCCAAAGTCCATGCTGTCACGACCAAGCAAGCCATCTAAG CCCAAAGTGACCTTCTCCCAAGAGTCTGCAATGCCTGAGAGCAGGTGGCGCTTCCAGCCATACCTGGGCTATGATTGGATTGCAG GGTCCCTGGACACTAGTTCTCCCGTCACCAGCAAACCCGAGGCCTTCTTCTCCATGCTTCAGAGGTTCCGAGAGGCCAACAGAGACGATTGTGTCTGCGACTCCCCTGA agctGTGATCCCAGGCCTGCAGGAGAGCAGTGGTGTGGAAGAGAGCCACCAGT GTGTGTACTGTTACCGTGTCAACCGGCGCCTGTTTCCTGTGCCAGTGGACCCAGGTACCCCTTGCCGCCTTTGTGGGATACCCCGGGACCAACAGGGACCTGAGACTCTGGCGGAGCCCGCGCAGGTTAG GGTGAGCATCCCCTTGTCCATCCTGGAGCCCCCACACCGCTATCGAATTCATAGACGGAAAAGCTTTGATGCCTCTGACACCCTGGCTCTGCCTCGG CACTGTCTGCTGGGCTGGGATATCTTCCCTCCAAAGCCTGAGAAAAGCTGTGTCCCCAAGAGTCTTGACCTCtggtcctctgtctcctgtggagCGCAGCGCCGACATCTGTCAGCCACCAGCCCATCCCGCCTG GCCTTGCCAGCACAGGTCCCACCACCAATCTGGTCAGAGCCTCAGGTTTCCCAGCTCCGTCCCGCCCATTAG
- the Mfn2 gene encoding mitofusin-2, whose product MSLLFSRCNSIVTVKKDKRHMAEVNASPLKHFVTAKKKINGIFEQLGAYIQESASFLEDTHRNAELDPVTTEEQVLDVKGYLSKVRGISEVLARRHMKVAFFGRTSNGKSTVINAMLWDKVLPSGIGHTTNCFLRVEGTDGHEAFLLTEGSEEKKSVKTVNQLAHALHQDEQLHAGSLVSVMWPNSKCPLLKDDLVLMDSPGIDVTTELDSWIDKFCLDADVFVLVANSESTLMQTEKQFFHKVSERLSRPNIFILNNRWDASASEPEYMEEVRRQHMERCTSFLVDELGVVDRAQAGDRIFFVSAKEVLSARVQKAQGMPEGGGALAEGFQVRMFEFQNFERRFEECISQSAVKTKFEQHTVRAKQIAEAVRLIMDSLHIAAQEQRVYCLEMREERQDRLRFIDKQLELLAQDYKLRIKQITEEVERQVSTAMAEEIRRLSVLVDEYQMDFHPSPVVLKVYKNELHRHIEEGLGRNMSDRCSTAITNSLQTMQQDMIDGLKPLLPVSARNQIDMLVPRQCFSLSYDLNCDKLCADFQEDIEFHFSLGWTMLVNRFLGPKNSRRALMGYSDQVQRPIPLTPANPSMPPLPQGSLTQEELMVSMVTGLASLTSRTSMGILVVGGVVWKAVGWRLIALSFGLYGLLYVYERLTWTTKAKERAFKRQFVEYASEKLQLIISYTGSNCSHQVQQELSGTFAHLCQQVDITRENLEQEIAAMNKKVEALESLQSKAKLLRNKAGWLDSELNMFTHQYLQPSR is encoded by the exons ATGTCCCTGCTCTTCTCTCGATGCAACTCCATCGTCACCGTCAAGAAGGATAAGCGACACATGGCTGAGGTGAATGCTTCCCCGCTCAAGCACTTTGTCACTGCCAAGAAAAAGATCAATGGCATTTTCGAGCAGCTGGGGGCCTACATCCAAGAGAGTGCCAGCTTCCTTGAAG ACACCCACAGGAATGCAGAACTGGACCCAGTTACTACAGAAGAGCAGGTCCTGGACGTCAAAGGGTATCTGTCCAAAGTCAGGGGTATCAGCGAGGTACTGGCCAGGCGACACATGAAGGTGGCTTTTTTCGGCCG GACGAGCAATGGGAAGAGCACCGTGATCAATGCCATGCTCTGGGACAAAGTTCTGCCATCTGGGATTGGCCACACCACCAATTGCTTCCTGCGGGTGGAGGGCACAGATGGCCACGAGGCCTTCCTCCTCACTGAGGGCTCGGAAGAGAAGAAGAGCGTCAAG ACTGTGAACCAGCTGGCACATGCCCTCCATCAGGACGAGCAGCTGCATGCAGGCAGCCTGGTGAGTGTGATGTGGCCCAACTCCAAGTGTCCACTTCTGAAGGATGACCTCGTGctgatggacag CCCTGGGATCGATGTCACTACGGAGCTGGACAGCTGGATTGATAAGTTTTGCCTGGATGCTGATGTGTTTGTGCTGGTGGCCAACTCAGAGTCCACACTGATGCAGACG GAGAAGCAGTTCTTCCACAAAGTGAGCGAGCGTCTCTCCCGGCCCAACATCTTCATCCTGAACAACCGCTGGGATGCCTCTGCCTCGGAGCCTGAGTACATGGAGGAG GTGCGGCGGCAGCACATGGAACGCTGCACCAGCTTTCTGGTGGACGAGCTGGGCGTGGTGGATCGAGCTCAGGCTGGGGACAGGATCTTCTTCGTATCTGCCAAGGAGGTGCTCAGTGCCAGGGTCCAGAAAGCCCAGGGCATGCCAGAAGGAG GGGGCGCTCTTGCAGAAGGGTTTCAAGTGAGGATGTTTGAATTTCAGAATTTTGAGAGGCGATTTGAG GAATGCATTTCCCAGTCTGCAGTAAAGACCAAATTTGAGCAACACACAGTCCGGGCTAAGCAGATTGCAGAAGCCGTTCGTCTCATCATGGATTCCCTGCACATTGCCGCCCAGGAGCAGCG AGTTTACTGTCTGGAGATGCGGGAAGAGCGGCAAGACCGGCTGAGATTCATCGACAAGCAGCTGGAGCTCCTGGCTCAAGACTATAAGCTGAGAATTAAGCAGATTACAGAGGAAGTGGAAAGGCAg GTGTCCACAGCCATGGCTGAAGAGATCAGACGCCTCTCTGTTCTGGTTGATGAGTACCAGATGGACTTCCACCCGTCCCCAGTTGTCCTCAAGGTTTATAAGAAC gaactacaCCGCCATATAGAGGAAGGCCTGGGCCGGAACATGTCTGACCGCTGCTCCACGGCCATCACCAACTCCCTACAGACTATGCAGCAAGACATGATAG ATGGCTTGAAGCcccttctgcctgtgtctgcgCGAAATCAGATAGACATGCTGGTCCCTCGCCAGTGCTTCTCCCTCAGCTATGACCTGAACTGTGACAAGCTGTGCGCTGACTTTCAGGAGGACATCGAGTTCCACTTCTCCCTTGGATGGACAATGCTGGTGAACAGGTTCCTGGGTCCCAAGAACAGCCGCCGGGCCTTGATGGGCTATAGTGATCAG GTTCAGCGGCCTATCCCTCTAACACCTGCCAACCCCAGTATGCCCCCCTTGCCGCAGGGCTCCCTCACACAGGAGGAGCTTATGGTCTCCATGGTTACCGGCCTCGCCTCTCTGACATCCAGAACCTCCATGGGCATTCTCGTGGTTGGAGGAGTG GTGTGGAAGGCAGTGGGCTGGAGACTCATTGCCCTCTCATTTGGACTGTACGGCCTCCTCTACGTCTATGAGCGGCTAACCTGGACCACCAAGGCTAAGGAGAGGGCCTTCAAGCGCCAGTTTGTGGAATACGCCAGTGAAAAGCTGCAGCTCATTATCAGTTACACTGGCTCTAACTGCAGCCACCAAGTCCAGCA GGAACTATCTGGGACATTTGCTCATCTGTGCCAGCAAGTTGACATCACCCGGGAAAATCTGGAGCAGGAAATTGCTGCCATGAACAAGAAAGTCGAGGCTCTGGAGTCACTTCAGAGCAAAGCCAAATTGCTCAG GAATAAAGCTGGCTGGTTGGACAGTGAACTCAACATGTTCACACACCAGTACCTGCAGCCGAGCAGATAG